The Nitrospirota bacterium genome window below encodes:
- the trpD gene encoding anthranilate phosphoribosyltransferase, which produces MIKDAIAKLADRSSLTEQEAESVMLEIMEGAATPAQIAAYLMGLRLKGETVEEVVGSVQAMRAKAVRIAVGDPLVVDTCGTGGDGAHTFNISTTAAFVVAGAGLTVAKHGNRSVSSKSGSADVLSALGVKIDLPTERVADCINEVGIGFLFAPLYHGAMKHCAAPRQELGIRTILNLLGPLTNPAGATIQVLGVYESRLTSLLGNVLMRLGSQHCFIVHGMDGLDEITLTTKTQISEAKGGVLSNYLLDPAEFGLALVSAKQLAGGTPQENAAITRDILQGRKGPKRDIVCLNVAPALVAGRKAANLQEGFRLAGQAIDSGAAAEKLARLIAYTNKG; this is translated from the coding sequence ATGATTAAAGACGCGATTGCCAAACTCGCCGACCGTTCCTCCCTCACCGAGCAAGAGGCAGAATCGGTGATGCTGGAAATTATGGAAGGGGCTGCGACGCCGGCCCAAATTGCTGCCTACTTGATGGGACTCAGACTCAAGGGAGAGACCGTCGAGGAAGTCGTCGGTTCCGTGCAAGCCATGAGAGCCAAGGCCGTTCGCATCGCAGTGGGAGATCCCCTGGTCGTGGATACCTGTGGCACAGGAGGGGACGGAGCCCATACGTTCAATATTTCCACCACGGCTGCATTCGTCGTGGCAGGAGCCGGGCTGACCGTCGCGAAACACGGCAACCGTTCCGTCTCATCCAAGTCAGGAAGTGCGGACGTCCTGTCGGCGCTCGGAGTCAAGATCGACCTGCCGACCGAACGGGTGGCGGATTGTATCAATGAGGTCGGAATCGGGTTTCTCTTCGCTCCTCTCTATCATGGAGCCATGAAACATTGCGCCGCGCCAAGGCAGGAGCTGGGCATCAGGACGATACTGAATCTCTTGGGTCCCCTGACGAATCCTGCCGGAGCCACCATTCAAGTGCTCGGCGTCTATGAAAGTCGATTGACCTCCTTGCTCGGAAATGTGCTCATGAGGCTGGGCTCGCAACATTGCTTCATCGTTCATGGGATGGACGGGCTGGATGAGATTACCCTCACGACGAAAACACAGATTTCAGAAGCGAAGGGGGGCGTACTGTCCAACTATCTCCTGGATCCGGCAGAGTTCGGCCTGGCGCTGGTTTCGGCCAAACAGTTGGCAGGAGGAACGCCGCAAGAGAATGCCGCGATCACCAGGGACATTCTCCAGGGACGGAAAGGGCCGAAGAGGGACATCGTTTGTTTGAATGTGGCTCCGGCCCTTGTCGCAGGCCGCAAGGCTGCGAACCTGCAAGAGGGATTCCGCCTGGCAGGCCAGGCTATCGATTCAGGCGCCGCCGCCGAAAAACTGGCCCGCCTCATCGCATATACGAATAAGGGATAA
- a CDS encoding ABC transporter ATP-binding protein: MGGQSLTVLKGVNLQIQRGELIAVVGASGAGKSTLLHIIGTLDRPTKGTVHFDGQDMFQLSEGEQAEFRNRRIGFVFQFHHLLPEFTALENACMPALIQRRQKADIEPEAIALLEEVGLGARLHHKPGELSGGEQQRVAVARALLQKPDLVLADEPTGNLDSHTGDALFAMMRALNKARGTTFVIVTHNDKLSAQADRIIHMQDGQIV; encoded by the coding sequence ATGGGAGGACAGTCCCTCACGGTACTGAAAGGCGTCAATCTCCAGATTCAACGGGGCGAGTTGATCGCCGTGGTCGGAGCCTCTGGGGCTGGCAAGAGCACGTTGCTTCATATTATCGGCACGCTCGATCGTCCCACGAAGGGAACAGTCCATTTCGACGGCCAGGATATGTTCCAACTGTCGGAAGGCGAACAGGCGGAATTCCGAAACCGGCGTATCGGATTCGTCTTTCAATTTCATCACCTCCTGCCGGAATTCACCGCCCTTGAGAATGCCTGTATGCCGGCCCTGATCCAGCGGAGACAGAAGGCAGATATTGAACCGGAAGCGATCGCGCTGCTGGAAGAGGTCGGGCTGGGAGCTCGCTTGCATCACAAGCCTGGTGAATTGTCGGGAGGCGAACAACAGCGAGTGGCAGTCGCGCGAGCCCTCTTGCAGAAACCGGATCTTGTGCTGGCCGATGAGCCGACGGGAAATCTGGATAGTCACACAGGCGATGCGCTCTTCGCCATGATGCGGGCGTTGAACAAGGCCCGCGGCACCACCTTCGTGATCGTCACCCATAACGATAAGCTGTCGGCACAGGCAGACAGAATCATCCACATGCAGGATGGTCAGATCGTCTAG
- the trpB gene encoding tryptophan synthase subunit beta, which produces MGSVPDKHGRFGEYGGRYVPETLMPALLELEQEYARVKKDRRFQSELAYYLKHYVGRPTSLYFAERLTKRLGGAKIYLKREDLCHTGAHKINNAIGQGLLAKRMKKPRIIAETGAGQHGVATATVAAMFGLQCEIYMGTEDMERQALNVFRMRLLGSTVTGVDSGSRTLKDAISEAMRDWTTNVRTTHYILGSVLGAHPYPMMIRDFQSIIGRETRRQILAAEGRLPDCLIACVGGGSNAMGLFYAFIKDKKVQMIGVEAGGLGVASGKHAARFEGGKPGVLQGTMTYLLQDDDGQIKLTHSVSAGLDYAAVGPEHSYLRDQGRASYTSVTDDEAMAAFDLLAREEGIMPALESAHAIAHTIKVAPTMKKNQILVVNLSGRGDKDVQQVAKMRGITL; this is translated from the coding sequence ATGGGTTCTGTTCCTGACAAGCACGGTCGATTCGGTGAGTACGGCGGACGCTATGTCCCTGAAACACTCATGCCGGCTCTGCTGGAGTTGGAGCAGGAATATGCTCGTGTCAAAAAAGACCGGCGCTTCCAATCGGAGCTGGCCTACTATTTGAAGCATTACGTCGGACGTCCCACCTCTCTGTATTTTGCTGAACGGCTCACCAAACGGTTGGGCGGCGCGAAGATCTATTTGAAGCGTGAAGACCTCTGCCATACCGGCGCCCATAAAATTAATAACGCGATCGGGCAGGGGCTGCTGGCCAAGCGCATGAAGAAGCCTCGCATCATCGCGGAGACCGGGGCTGGGCAGCACGGGGTCGCGACCGCGACTGTGGCGGCCATGTTCGGGCTGCAATGTGAAATTTACATGGGGACCGAAGACATGGAGCGCCAGGCGCTGAACGTCTTCCGGATGCGATTACTCGGCTCGACTGTTACGGGGGTTGATTCCGGAAGCCGTACGCTGAAGGATGCCATCAGTGAAGCCATGAGGGACTGGACGACGAATGTCCGCACGACCCACTACATCCTCGGGTCGGTGCTCGGCGCCCATCCCTATCCGATGATGATCCGTGATTTTCAATCCATCATCGGGCGAGAAACCAGGCGACAGATCCTGGCGGCGGAAGGCCGGCTGCCCGATTGTCTCATTGCCTGTGTCGGAGGCGGCAGCAATGCCATGGGACTCTTCTATGCCTTCATCAAGGACAAGAAGGTGCAGATGATCGGCGTAGAAGCGGGAGGCCTGGGGGTCGCGAGCGGCAAACATGCAGCCCGCTTTGAAGGGGGAAAGCCAGGCGTCTTACAAGGCACCATGACCTATCTGCTCCAGGACGATGACGGACAAATCAAGCTGACCCATTCTGTGTCAGCCGGATTGGACTACGCAGCGGTCGGCCCAGAGCACAGTTATTTGCGGGATCAAGGACGGGCTTCCTATACCTCTGTGACCGATGACGAAGCCATGGCCGCGTTCGACTTGCTGGCCAGAGAAGAGGGGATCATGCCGGCCCTTGAAAGCGCCCATGCCATTGCCCATACGATAAAAGTAGCGCCCACGATGAAGAAGAACCAGATTCTGGTCGTGAATCTCTCAGGCCGTGGAGATAAGGATGTTCAACAGGTCGCCAAGATGCGAGGGATCACACTGTGA
- the pabA gene encoding aminodeoxychorismate/anthranilate synthase component II has protein sequence MLLMIDNYDSFTYNLVQYFGELGEDVRVFRNNKITVAQIEALKPSRIVISPGPCTPMEAGVSVETIKHFGGKLPLLGVCLGHQSLAVAFGGDVVRAERLMHGKTSKIRHDGKTIFQGLPNPFDATRYHSLIVKRETLPSCFEISAETAEGEIMGLRHRTLGIEGVQFHPESILTTAGKDLLRNFLKL, from the coding sequence ATGCTATTGATGATCGACAACTACGACTCCTTTACCTACAACCTCGTGCAATATTTCGGGGAACTGGGTGAGGACGTGCGAGTCTTCCGTAACAATAAGATTACGGTCGCGCAGATCGAAGCGCTGAAGCCCAGCCGCATTGTCATTTCTCCGGGACCCTGCACCCCGATGGAAGCAGGCGTGTCGGTCGAGACGATCAAGCATTTCGGCGGGAAGCTTCCTCTCTTGGGCGTCTGCCTCGGTCATCAATCTCTGGCCGTGGCCTTTGGCGGTGACGTCGTTCGCGCCGAACGGTTAATGCACGGCAAGACCTCGAAGATCCGGCATGACGGGAAAACGATCTTCCAGGGCCTGCCTAATCCTTTCGACGCGACCCGCTACCATTCGCTGATCGTGAAGCGGGAGACATTGCCCTCCTGTTTTGAGATCTCCGCCGAAACGGCCGAGGGGGAAATCATGGGATTGCGCCACCGGACCTTGGGCATCGAAGGGGTGCAGTTCCATCCGGAATCGATCCTCACAACGGCGGGGAAAGACCTCCTCCGTAACTTCCTGAAACTCTAG
- a CDS encoding lipoprotein-releasing ABC transporter permease subunit — protein MALPYEIFVGLRYLRAKRRNRTISLNTVVSIAGITLGVAALIGTVGIMTGFKEDIQAKILGTTAHIIVQDRMKDGMSDYEPVTKQIETVPGIVAATPFVLKQVMLTTQTGVQGIVLRGIDPHREGLVTELAKNLSAGQLADLGRPVKIKQAPVDDPTGQPIEVERPGIILGKELALRLGAFVGDTINVVSPPAGPVSAIGMVPKIRTFAVVALFQSGMYEYDSSLAYIDLTEAQKFFNMGQTVTGIEIKVADVFRATETARAVEQSLGFAYGARDWMQMNRNLFSALKLEKTMMFLLLVLITIVASFNIVSTLTMIVTEKQKEIAILKAMGATRKSIRRIFMLNGLIIGLSGTAIGIPLGYAFLWLIQTFWTFDPTVYYISRIPVHVQAMDVILVAGSAIVISFAATVYPSLQAAKLEPVAALRYE, from the coding sequence GTGGCCCTTCCCTACGAGATATTTGTCGGATTGCGCTACCTGCGCGCGAAGCGCCGGAATCGGACGATTTCCTTGAACACAGTGGTCTCCATCGCCGGGATCACCCTCGGCGTAGCAGCCCTGATCGGGACGGTCGGGATCATGACCGGCTTCAAAGAGGACATCCAGGCCAAGATCCTCGGCACGACGGCCCACATCATCGTCCAGGACCGGATGAAGGATGGGATGAGCGACTACGAGCCTGTCACGAAACAGATCGAGACTGTGCCTGGTATCGTGGCTGCCACCCCCTTCGTACTCAAGCAAGTCATGCTCACGACTCAAACAGGCGTGCAGGGCATCGTCCTCCGCGGTATCGATCCGCACCGAGAGGGCCTGGTCACCGAGCTGGCCAAAAATCTCTCGGCGGGACAATTGGCCGACCTTGGGCGACCAGTCAAGATCAAACAGGCTCCGGTAGATGACCCGACTGGCCAGCCCATTGAAGTGGAAAGACCCGGCATTATCCTAGGTAAGGAATTGGCGCTGCGACTCGGCGCCTTTGTCGGGGACACCATCAATGTCGTCTCCCCCCCAGCCGGGCCAGTCAGCGCTATCGGGATGGTGCCGAAGATTAGAACCTTTGCCGTCGTCGCCCTCTTTCAATCTGGCATGTACGAGTACGATTCATCCCTGGCCTATATTGACCTGACCGAGGCGCAGAAGTTTTTTAATATGGGGCAGACCGTGACGGGCATTGAAATCAAAGTAGCAGACGTCTTCCGCGCAACAGAAACGGCCCGTGCCGTAGAACAGTCACTCGGCTTTGCCTATGGAGCGCGCGACTGGATGCAGATGAACCGCAATCTCTTCTCGGCGCTCAAGCTGGAGAAGACGATGATGTTCCTGCTCTTGGTCCTGATCACGATCGTGGCCTCTTTCAACATCGTCAGCACCCTCACCATGATCGTCACCGAGAAGCAAAAAGAAATCGCGATCCTCAAGGCCATGGGGGCGACGCGTAAAAGTATTCGCCGCATCTTCATGCTGAACGGATTGATCATCGGCCTGTCCGGGACCGCCATCGGGATTCCGCTCGGCTACGCCTTTCTCTGGCTGATCCAGACCTTTTGGACCTTCGATCCCACGGTCTATTACATTTCGCGAATCCCCGTCCATGTCCAAGCGATGGATGTCATTCTGGTGGCTGGCTCCGCCATTGTGATCAGCTTTGCCGCCACGGTTTATCCTTCACTCCAGGCCGCCAAACTCGAACCGGTGGCAGCGCTCCGCTACGAATGA
- a CDS encoding phosphoribosylanthranilate isomerase, whose product MPTKVKICGITSAEDAAVAVEAGADALGFVLYRRSPRYIQPSLARQIIMSLPPLVTPVGVFVDEEQQVVRNLMDDCGLALAQLHGHESAAYCQELGRPVLKALRVKDRSSFLALAEFQGRAGVRGFVLDAFSDQAYGGTGQVIDWQLAAEVARAAHILLAGGLTPDNVAKAVQSVQPYGVDVSSGVEREPGKKDHEKVRAFIRAVRVVSLA is encoded by the coding sequence ATGCCAACCAAAGTTAAAATTTGCGGCATTACCAGTGCCGAGGACGCAGCAGTGGCGGTCGAGGCAGGGGCCGATGCGTTGGGGTTCGTCTTGTATCGAAGGAGCCCCCGCTACATCCAACCCTCGTTGGCCAGGCAGATCATCATGAGCCTGCCTCCCTTGGTCACGCCGGTTGGTGTGTTCGTCGATGAAGAACAACAAGTGGTCCGGAACCTGATGGACGATTGCGGGCTGGCGCTCGCCCAGTTGCATGGACACGAATCGGCTGCCTATTGCCAAGAGTTGGGCCGTCCTGTGCTCAAGGCATTGCGAGTGAAAGACCGGAGTTCCTTTCTGGCCTTGGCGGAGTTTCAAGGCAGGGCAGGCGTGCGAGGCTTCGTTCTGGATGCCTTTTCCGATCAAGCCTATGGAGGCACAGGCCAGGTCATCGATTGGCAGCTCGCCGCAGAGGTGGCCAGGGCTGCGCACATTCTCCTGGCCGGGGGGCTCACACCGGATAACGTTGCGAAGGCCGTTCAATCGGTGCAACCCTACGGAGTCGATGTGAGCAGCGGAGTCGAGCGGGAGCCAGGCAAAAAGGATCACGAAAAAGTGCGCGCCTTCATTCGCGCTGTCAGAGTTGTCTCTCTGGCATAA
- the trpA gene encoding tryptophan synthase subunit alpha, producing the protein MTSRLDRTFTELKRKGEQALIAYVMAGDPSLQVTEELVVELERAGADIIELGVPFSDPIADGPVIQQAAERALRSKTSLRTILPMVTRLRTRTQIPLVLMAYYNNIHAFGPERFCHEAAQAGVDGLIVPDMPPDEAGPLRGPAAAAGLQLIFLLAPTSTADRRTFVARQSQGFIYYVSLTGITGAKLLNVADVEKNVEKIRKVTKVPVAVGFGVATPEDAANVAAIADGVIVGSAIVKKMAAYQQKPEMVKQVAEFVRSLKTAMRTTPETPR; encoded by the coding sequence GTGACATCCAGACTGGACCGTACATTTACAGAGCTCAAACGAAAAGGCGAGCAGGCGCTCATTGCCTATGTGATGGCAGGAGACCCTTCACTGCAAGTGACCGAAGAGCTGGTCGTGGAGCTGGAACGGGCCGGGGCCGATATCATCGAGCTGGGTGTCCCGTTTTCCGATCCCATTGCCGATGGTCCTGTGATCCAACAGGCGGCAGAACGGGCTTTACGCAGCAAGACCTCGCTGCGCACGATCCTCCCCATGGTCACGCGCCTTAGGACCAGGACTCAGATCCCGCTGGTCTTGATGGCCTACTACAATAATATTCACGCCTTTGGCCCGGAACGGTTCTGCCATGAAGCGGCTCAGGCCGGTGTTGACGGGCTGATCGTGCCGGACATGCCGCCGGATGAAGCAGGCCCGCTCAGGGGACCAGCCGCTGCAGCAGGGCTGCAACTGATATTCCTGCTTGCTCCCACGAGCACGGCAGACAGACGGACATTTGTGGCCCGCCAGTCCCAGGGGTTCATCTATTACGTGTCCCTCACCGGGATTACCGGCGCGAAACTGCTGAACGTGGCAGATGTCGAGAAGAACGTCGAGAAGATCAGGAAGGTCACGAAGGTTCCTGTCGCAGTCGGATTTGGAGTTGCGACGCCGGAGGATGCGGCCAATGTCGCAGCTATTGCCGATGGGGTGATCGTCGGGAGCGCGATCGTAAAAAAGATGGCAGCGTACCAGCAGAAACCTGAGATGGTGAAGCAGGTGGCAGAATTCGTCCGCTCATTGAAAACTGCTATGAGAACCACTCCGGAAACTCCCCGCTAG
- a CDS encoding LysM peptidoglycan-binding domain-containing protein, with product MNKLMSRFSYRIVPVICVGLLLSGCVMAEKYEAEKARSLNFQRLLAQEEKRTSELDNEARRSKSELMEFEARNRELTAQIQAVREQAARAQEEAEAMKESALLERKAKADMKRPVAPGRKARAVEPPVDITDTVDLSASDLGLPPESSSLSGLAESSQGGLGAPTTHVVKAGETLYRISRQYGVSVDKVKKWNKLQDNTIEIGQKLIVGQ from the coding sequence CCCGTCATCTGCGTGGGACTGTTGTTGAGCGGCTGTGTCATGGCGGAGAAATACGAGGCGGAAAAGGCGCGCAGCCTGAACTTCCAGCGCCTCCTGGCTCAGGAAGAAAAGCGAACCAGCGAGCTGGATAATGAGGCCAGACGGAGCAAGAGCGAACTGATGGAGTTTGAAGCCAGGAACCGTGAGCTCACGGCGCAGATCCAGGCCGTGCGGGAGCAAGCGGCCCGTGCGCAGGAGGAAGCAGAGGCGATGAAGGAATCGGCGCTGCTGGAACGTAAGGCCAAGGCCGATATGAAGCGCCCGGTTGCGCCTGGACGCAAGGCAAGAGCAGTTGAGCCCCCTGTTGATATTACTGACACAGTGGATCTGAGTGCCTCGGATCTCGGGCTCCCTCCCGAGTCTTCTTCCCTGTCAGGCTTGGCCGAGTCATCGCAGGGAGGCCTGGGAGCTCCCACGACCCATGTCGTGAAGGCAGGCGAAACGCTCTATCGGATCAGCCGCCAATATGGCGTGTCCGTCGACAAGGTCAAAAAGTGGAATAAGCTGCAGGACAATACCATCGAGATCGGACAGAAACTCATCGTAGGCCAATAA
- the trpE gene encoding anthranilate synthase component I, translating to MAPPQYSLSLDQFRQYAGQGNLIPLYREILADYETPVSAFAKIDHGPSAYLLESIEGGEKWARYSFLGSGTPVVVYEDKGDLLVVQGSKKKRIPSRGNPLERLREMMEGYRPVTVPGLPPFVGGAVGYLSYDMVRTFEDLAARQKDQLNLPDFAFLLTDTMLIFDNVAQKIKVVATAHITAKGERGIKAAYRSATERIERMIARLKRPLRRTKPHRRRKPVTFTSNMSKADFEKMVVRTKEYIKAGDIVQTVVSQRWEANVQAPSLQLYRALRVVNPSPYMYYLRIAGVELVGSSPETLVRCENGVISVRPIAGTRRRGATPEEDQQMERRLLADEKERAEHVMLVDLGRNDVGRVAKPGSVTVDSLMHVERYSHVMHIVSNVTGQLDESKTAYDVLRACFPAGTVSGAPKIRAMQIIDELEPTRRGPYAGAVGYFSFSGNMDMCINIRTVVVKKHQAFIQAGAGIVADSNPEHEYEETCNKAQAMMKAVELAEQGLE from the coding sequence GTGGCGCCGCCGCAATACTCACTCAGTCTTGACCAATTTCGGCAGTATGCAGGGCAGGGGAACCTCATTCCGCTCTATCGGGAGATCCTTGCGGACTATGAGACCCCTGTCTCTGCCTTTGCCAAAATCGATCATGGCCCTTCTGCCTACCTCCTGGAGTCCATCGAGGGGGGCGAGAAATGGGCGCGCTATTCCTTCCTTGGCAGTGGCACTCCCGTCGTCGTCTACGAAGATAAGGGCGACCTCCTGGTCGTGCAGGGCTCCAAGAAAAAACGTATCCCCAGCCGCGGGAACCCCCTCGAACGTCTGAGAGAGATGATGGAGGGCTACCGTCCTGTGACCGTGCCAGGCCTGCCCCCTTTCGTGGGAGGCGCGGTCGGCTATCTGAGCTACGATATGGTGCGTACGTTCGAGGACCTGGCTGCCAGACAGAAGGACCAGCTCAACCTGCCTGACTTTGCTTTTCTCCTCACCGACACGATGTTGATCTTCGACAATGTCGCCCAGAAGATCAAAGTCGTGGCCACCGCCCATATCACGGCGAAAGGGGAGCGTGGCATCAAGGCTGCCTACCGTTCTGCCACGGAACGGATCGAGCGCATGATCGCGCGGCTCAAACGTCCCCTTCGCCGCACGAAGCCTCATCGCCGCCGCAAGCCCGTGACCTTCACCTCGAACATGAGCAAGGCGGACTTCGAGAAGATGGTCGTGCGGACGAAGGAATACATCAAGGCCGGCGACATCGTGCAAACGGTGGTCTCTCAGCGGTGGGAGGCCAATGTGCAGGCGCCGTCCCTCCAGCTCTATCGTGCCTTGCGGGTGGTGAATCCCTCTCCCTATATGTATTACCTGCGTATCGCGGGGGTTGAACTGGTCGGCTCCTCACCCGAGACGCTCGTGCGCTGTGAGAACGGTGTCATTTCCGTCCGTCCGATCGCCGGTACGCGCCGCCGAGGCGCTACGCCGGAAGAAGACCAGCAGATGGAGCGGCGGCTCTTGGCGGACGAGAAGGAACGGGCCGAGCATGTGATGCTGGTGGATCTGGGGCGGAACGATGTCGGACGTGTGGCCAAGCCTGGATCGGTCACAGTGGACTCGCTCATGCACGTCGAGCGTTATTCGCATGTGATGCATATCGTCTCGAATGTGACGGGACAACTGGATGAGTCGAAGACGGCCTACGACGTGTTGCGGGCCTGCTTTCCCGCCGGCACGGTGTCGGGAGCGCCGAAGATTCGCGCGATGCAGATTATCGACGAATTGGAGCCAACCAGGCGCGGTCCCTATGCCGGCGCGGTGGGCTACTTCAGTTTCTCCGGCAACATGGACATGTGCATCAATATCCGCACAGTTGTTGTGAAGAAGCACCAGGCCTTCATTCAAGCAGGGGCCGGCATCGTTGCCGACTCGAATCCTGAACATGAATATGAAGAGACCTGTAATAAGGCTCAGGCCATGATGAAGGCCGTAGAATTAGCCGAGCAGGGATTAGAATAA
- the trpC gene encoding indole-3-glycerol phosphate synthase TrpC, with protein MILDRILEHKKAELRHKQSRGYLSELKKRILDAPGPLGFAVTLEATKIAGSPSLIAEVKKASPSLGLLRPEFSERFDYLEIAKTYHANGASALSVLTDKDFFQGSLDYLREIKQAVPMPALNKEFMVEEIQFYEARAYGADAVLLIVAALERQQLIDFHALARGLGLDVLIETHHERELDRVLERVPEARLIGINNRDLKTFTTDLGTTLRLAKRIPADKLIVSESGIHKREDVVRLVEAGIHAMLVGESLIRADDTAAKMRELMGVPSPSHA; from the coding sequence GTGATCCTTGATCGCATTTTAGAGCATAAGAAAGCGGAACTCCGGCACAAGCAAAGCCGCGGGTACCTTTCCGAGTTGAAGAAGAGGATTCTGGATGCGCCAGGCCCGCTCGGTTTTGCCGTCACCCTCGAAGCGACGAAAATAGCCGGCAGCCCGTCGCTGATCGCCGAAGTCAAAAAGGCCTCTCCCAGTCTTGGCCTGCTCCGTCCGGAGTTTTCAGAACGGTTTGACTATCTGGAGATTGCCAAGACCTACCATGCCAATGGAGCCTCGGCCCTGTCCGTCTTGACCGACAAGGATTTCTTCCAGGGCAGCCTCGACTATCTGCGCGAGATCAAACAAGCGGTCCCGATGCCTGCCTTGAACAAAGAATTCATGGTCGAGGAAATCCAGTTTTACGAGGCGCGCGCCTATGGGGCCGACGCGGTCCTCTTGATCGTTGCGGCGCTCGAACGACAACAGTTGATCGATTTTCATGCCCTTGCTCGCGGATTGGGGTTGGATGTGCTCATCGAAACCCATCATGAACGCGAACTAGATAGAGTCTTGGAGCGAGTTCCTGAGGCGAGGCTGATCGGCATCAATAATCGTGACCTCAAGACCTTTACGACCGATCTTGGCACCACGTTGCGTTTGGCGAAGCGGATTCCAGCGGACAAATTGATCGTCAGCGAAAGCGGCATCCATAAACGGGAGGACGTGGTGCGGTTGGTCGAAGCCGGCATCCATGCCATGCTGGTGGGAGAATCGCTCATTCGCGCAGACGACACGGCAGCCAAGATGCGGGAGTTGATGGGAGTTCCCTCACCGTCACATGCTTAA
- the lysS gene encoding lysine--tRNA ligase gives MEELTEQQQQRIKKLDVLRAAGVAPYGTRFEVKDRAGQLIKLHSEKTKEVLDEQKISCTFAGRIVALRRFGKAGFAVLQDGSDRLQVYLKKDLISEQAYLVAEQLDLGDWIGVTGILFRTKTNEFTVEVSELTFLSKALRPLPEKWHGLTDVETRYRQRYVDLIANPEVHAIFVTRSKIIAGIRAFLIERGFLEVETPMMHPIPGGAAAKPFVTHHNALGVDLYLRIAPELYLKRLIVGGFPRVFEINRNFRNEGISTIHNPEFTMLEFYVSYADYQDLIILTEELVSSLAQQILGKTVIDYQGKEITLTAPWRRWSYHQSILEVNHLEPSVLQDKDQAIAAAKKLGIAVDPKWPLFNIVNEIFEETVEPNLIQPTFITDYPIEISPLARRKDSNPALTDRFELYIAGREIANAFSELNDPLDQRERFEGQAAQRAAGDDEAHLVDEDFLRALEYGMPPTAGEGIGIDRLIMLFTNQASIRDVVLFPQLRPEN, from the coding sequence ATGGAAGAACTAACCGAACAGCAACAACAACGTATTAAAAAGCTCGACGTCCTTCGCGCAGCGGGCGTGGCGCCCTACGGCACGCGATTCGAAGTGAAGGACCGCGCCGGCCAACTGATCAAGCTCCATTCTGAAAAGACCAAAGAGGTTCTGGATGAGCAGAAGATCTCCTGCACCTTTGCGGGGCGCATCGTCGCCCTGCGCCGATTCGGCAAGGCCGGTTTCGCCGTGCTGCAAGATGGATCGGACCGGCTGCAAGTCTATCTCAAGAAAGACCTCATCTCGGAACAGGCCTATCTGGTCGCAGAGCAGCTCGATCTGGGCGATTGGATCGGCGTGACCGGCATCCTCTTTCGCACCAAGACCAATGAATTCACCGTCGAGGTTTCAGAGCTGACCTTCCTGAGCAAAGCCCTGAGACCGCTCCCGGAGAAGTGGCACGGGTTAACGGATGTGGAGACCCGCTACCGCCAGCGGTATGTGGACTTGATTGCCAATCCGGAAGTCCATGCCATCTTCGTCACGCGCAGCAAAATCATCGCTGGCATTCGTGCCTTCTTGATCGAGCGGGGCTTCCTGGAAGTCGAAACGCCGATGATGCACCCGATTCCCGGTGGCGCGGCAGCCAAACCCTTCGTCACGCACCACAATGCCCTCGGCGTCGACCTCTATCTCAGAATTGCGCCGGAACTCTATTTGAAACGGTTGATCGTGGGCGGCTTCCCCCGCGTGTTCGAAATCAATCGCAACTTCCGGAACGAGGGCATCTCGACGATTCACAATCCTGAATTCACGATGCTGGAGTTCTACGTCTCCTACGCCGACTATCAGGACCTGATCATCCTCACGGAAGAACTCGTCTCCTCCCTGGCGCAGCAGATCCTCGGCAAGACGGTCATCGACTATCAAGGCAAGGAGATCACGCTCACGGCCCCCTGGCGCCGCTGGTCCTACCATCAGTCGATTCTGGAAGTGAACCATCTCGAACCCTCCGTCTTGCAGGATAAGGATCAAGCGATTGCGGCGGCCAAAAAACTGGGCATCGCAGTCGATCCGAAATGGCCGCTCTTCAATATCGTCAATGAGATCTTCGAGGAGACCGTCGAGCCGAACCTGATTCAGCCGACCTTCATCACCGACTACCCGATTGAAATTTCCCCGCTCGCCAGGCGCAAAGATTCGAACCCGGCCCTGACCGATCGTTTCGAGCTCTACATCGCCGGTAGAGAAATCGCCAATGCCTTTTCCGAGTTGAACGATCCGCTGGATCAACGGGAACGATTCGAAGGCCAAGCGGCGCAGCGGGCAGCGGGCGACGACGAAGCCCATCTGGTCGATGAGGACTTCCTGCGCGCCTTGGAGTACGGCATGCCGCCGACCGCGGGAGAAGGCATCGGCATCGACCGGCTGATCATGCTCTTTACCAATCAAGCATCGATCCGCGACGTGGTCCTCTTCCCACAACTCAGGCCGGAGAACTAA